A single genomic interval of Hemibagrus wyckioides isolate EC202008001 linkage group LG13, SWU_Hwy_1.0, whole genome shotgun sequence harbors:
- the adkb gene encoding adenosine kinase b, with protein MPTASENALFGMGNPLLDICAVVDKDFLDKFGLKPNDQILAEEKHKVLFDELVKKSKVEYHAGGSTQNSVKVAQWMIQEPHRVATFFGCIGKDHFGEILKQKAAEAHVDAHYYEQTEQPTGTCAACITGDNRSLVANLAAANCYNKEKHLDLESNWNLVEKARVYYIAGFFLTVSPQSVLKVAKHASDHNKIFGLNLSAPFISQFFKEPLMNVMPYVDILFGNETEAATFAKELGFETDDIEEIARRVQLLPKVNKNRPRIVVFTQGQYDTIATVGEKVTRFPVLDIDQNDIVDTNGAGDAFVGGFLSELVQEMSLERCIQAGHYAANVIIRRSGCTFPEKPDFQ; from the exons ATGCCCACAGCCAG tgagAATGCTCTGTTTGGGATGGGCAATCCCCTGCTGGACATCTGTGCCGTGGTGGACAAAGACTTTCTGGACAA gtttggcCTGAAGCCCAATGATCAGATCCTGGCAGAGGAGAAACACAAAGTGCT gTTTGATGAGCTTGTGAAGAAGAGTAAAGTGGAGTACCATGCAGGCGGCTCCACACAGAACTCTGTTAAAGTTGCACAG tggatGATCCAGGAGCCCCACAGGGTGGCCACGTTTTTCGGCTGTATCGGGAAAGACCACTTTGGAGAGATCCTGAAGCAGAAAGCAGCTGAAGCTCATGTGGACGCTCATTATTACGAACAGACCGAACAACCCACTGGAACCTGTGCAGCCTGCATCACCGGGGACAACAg gtCTCTGGTTGCGAACCTGGCAGCTGCAAACTGTTACAATAAGGAGAAACATTTGGATCTGGAGAGTAACTGGAACCTGGTGGAGAAAGCGCGAGTCTATTACATCgct ggtttcTTCCTGACCGTTTCTCCACAGTCGGTGTTGAAGGTGGCCAAACATGCCAGTGACCACAACAAGATCTTCGGCCTGAACCTGTCCGCTCCCTTCATCAGCCAGTTCTTCAAAGAGCCACTGATGAACGTAATGCCCTACGTCGACATCCTGTTCGGCAACGAGACG GAAGCAGCTACCTTTGCAAAGGAGCTTGGGTTcgag acagatGATATTGAAGAGATTGCACGCAGGGTTCAGCTCCTCCCCAAAGTCAACAAGAACAGGCCGAGGATCGTGGTCTTCACTCAGGGGCAGTATGATACCATCGCCACTGTgg gtgagAAGGTGACGAGGTTCCCGGTGTTGGATATTGATCAGAACGATATTGTGGACACTAATGGAGCAGGAGATGCTTTTGTCGGAG ggttccTCTCAGAGCTGGTTCAGGAGATGTCTCTGGAGCGGTGTATCCAGGCTGGTCACTACGCTGCTAACGTCATCATCCGACGCTCCGGATGCACCTTCCCCGAGAAACCAGACTTTCAataa